Proteins from a genomic interval of Elusimicrobia bacterium HGW-Elusimicrobia-1:
- the cdhC gene encoding CO dehydrogenase/CO-methylating acetyl-CoA synthase complex subunit beta, whose product MSDIVVNLAVSGAQKILAAAKAKLDSASAVSGETAALSFPDTAFKFPAVSSLVGQDVTDISSARKILSRASAILDDGLKSGGIPAALAAGEASIYGAEIIKAVDYLDGTEPQPDCDGFFSDTILRTLGIQLADGRLPGFAAILGAAPDSKIAVSIVRELQKRSILIFAGGVSKVASAEKEISIIDQLKQENIQTGWDNYIATYGRDTASAVYPLDWAMRGALTFGGVRPGSSAEVLRYTKERVLAFVLALGPLDEIKVAAAAAAILLGFPVITDQDVPEIPGALIVEKDYSKIVERAAELRGIKVKITKIDCPVPVSPAFEGERVRKEQTAYEFGGKYTKAFEYLRMLPMSEVVDGKIDIIGPDLPDIKPADASSPARADLGLVVEVAGRKMQRDFEPILERQIHHYLNYAMGIFHMGQRDLTWMRISKEAAAAGFRLRHLGEILRAKFIEEYPSLVDKVRVTVYTDTQKMKPLLEAARRAYDLRDERVASMTDESVDTYYSCTLCQSYAPNHVCVITPEKLGLCGAYNWLDGKAAFEINPKGMNQPIKKGSTLDAKGGEWNGVNDFVKSASNRTVERFANYGIMENPTTSCGCFEAIVAVMPEANGVIIVNRGYSGQTPVGMTFTTLASSVGGGNQVPGFLGIGRLYVASAKFLVPEGGIKRIVWMTKEMKEFIGDKVRARAAEAGVPDFLDMIADETVATDPDKLLEYLAAKKHPALAMPPIIG is encoded by the coding sequence ATGTCGGATATTGTGGTCAACTTAGCCGTTTCGGGCGCGCAAAAAATACTTGCCGCGGCCAAAGCGAAACTCGATTCCGCCTCCGCGGTTTCGGGCGAAACGGCCGCTCTTTCTTTCCCGGACACGGCGTTTAAGTTTCCCGCCGTCTCGTCTCTCGTCGGACAGGATGTAACGGACATATCCTCCGCGCGCAAAATACTCTCTCGCGCTTCCGCCATCCTCGACGACGGCCTGAAATCCGGAGGAATTCCCGCGGCCCTTGCGGCCGGCGAAGCGTCCATCTATGGCGCCGAAATTATAAAAGCGGTGGATTATCTGGATGGGACCGAGCCGCAGCCCGACTGCGACGGTTTTTTCTCCGATACGATTTTGCGCACGCTCGGCATTCAGCTTGCCGACGGGCGTCTCCCGGGATTCGCCGCGATTTTAGGCGCCGCGCCCGACTCGAAAATCGCCGTCTCAATAGTGCGGGAACTGCAAAAAAGAAGCATATTGATATTCGCCGGCGGCGTCTCAAAAGTCGCCTCGGCCGAAAAGGAAATATCAATAATCGACCAACTCAAACAGGAAAATATACAAACCGGCTGGGACAATTACATAGCCACCTACGGCCGCGACACCGCGTCTGCCGTGTATCCTTTGGATTGGGCGATGCGCGGAGCTCTTACCTTCGGAGGCGTGCGTCCCGGATCGTCGGCCGAAGTGTTGCGCTATACCAAAGAGCGCGTGCTGGCTTTTGTGCTGGCCCTCGGCCCGCTGGACGAAATAAAAGTCGCCGCGGCCGCCGCGGCCATACTTCTGGGTTTCCCCGTTATAACCGACCAGGACGTTCCGGAAATCCCCGGCGCTCTTATCGTCGAAAAGGACTACTCCAAAATAGTGGAGCGCGCCGCGGAACTAAGAGGAATAAAAGTAAAGATAACCAAGATCGATTGTCCGGTGCCCGTGAGCCCCGCCTTTGAAGGCGAAAGGGTACGCAAGGAGCAAACGGCCTACGAGTTCGGAGGCAAATACACAAAGGCGTTCGAGTATTTGCGCATGCTGCCCATGAGCGAGGTTGTCGACGGTAAAATAGATATCATAGGCCCTGATTTGCCCGATATTAAACCCGCCGACGCGTCGTCTCCGGCCAGAGCCGATCTTGGCCTTGTGGTCGAAGTCGCCGGCCGCAAAATGCAGAGGGACTTTGAGCCGATTCTGGAAAGACAAATTCACCATTACCTGAATTACGCTATGGGCATATTCCATATGGGACAGCGGGATCTTACGTGGATGAGAATCTCCAAAGAAGCCGCAGCCGCGGGTTTTCGCTTAAGACATCTGGGCGAAATTCTGCGCGCCAAATTCATAGAGGAATATCCGTCTCTCGTCGATAAAGTCCGCGTGACGGTTTATACCGACACTCAAAAAATGAAACCTTTGCTTGAAGCCGCCCGCCGCGCCTACGACCTGCGCGACGAGCGCGTGGCGAGCATGACGGACGAGAGCGTAGACACTTATTATTCGTGCACGCTCTGCCAGTCGTACGCTCCGAATCACGTCTGCGTGATAACTCCCGAAAAACTCGGTCTTTGCGGCGCGTACAACTGGCTCGACGGAAAAGCCGCTTTCGAGATCAATCCCAAAGGTATGAACCAGCCCATCAAAAAGGGCTCCACGCTCGACGCAAAGGGCGGAGAGTGGAACGGCGTAAACGATTTCGTAAAGTCGGCGTCCAACCGCACCGTCGAAAGATTCGCAAATTACGGCATAATGGAAAACCCCACCACTTCCTGCGGCTGCTTCGAGGCCATAGTCGCCGTGATGCCGGAGGCCAACGGAGTTATCATCGTCAACCGAGGTTACTCGGGGCAAACACCCGTGGGCATGACTTTTACCACGCTGGCGAGTTCCGTCGGCGGCGGCAATCAGGTGCCGGGTTTTCTTGGTATCGGGCGGCTCTATGTGGCCAGCGCAAAATTTCTGGTGCCCGAGGGCGGAATCAAAAGAATAGTATGGATGACTAAGGAAATGAAAGAGTTCATCGGAGATAAAGTCAGAGCCCGCGCCGCCGAGGCGGGCGTTCCCGACTTCCTGGATATGATTGCCGACGAGACGGTGGCCACCGACCCGGACAAGCTGCTTGAATACCTCGCCGCCAAAAAACATCCCGCTCTTGCGATGCCGCCCATAATCGGATGA
- a CDS encoding acetyl-CoA decarbonylase/synthase complex subunit gamma (part of a complex that catalyzes the cleavage of acetyl-CoA) — protein sequence MTGLEIYKLLPKTNCKKCGYPTCLAFAMALAAKKASLEKCPDVTEAARLALAASAEPPIKTVEIKDAAGSVKLGGETVLFRHEKTFWNPCAIAVRVSDADPAADGLEAIDAATRLKFERVGEQVRTEFVFIENTKSDDSDFRHLSDAAFQSGMLVALCSKSAAALEAVCSAHSDRKFIIAAPLAADCREHLKLAAASGLPLAVGCNSLDECLEVSAKASSVNFANFLFLLKLSSPSETLDMLVQLRRLSLKKNNRALGRPVIAVTSDSADAVSEAVEAAQYVEKYASMVVVKTTEPAAHLALVSLRQNIYTDPQKPVSVEAKLYKIGAATLSSPLLITTNFSLTYYSVVPEIEASKVPCHLLVVDTEGMSVLTAWSADKFSPEIIAEAMKKTGVTETVSHRKVVVPGYVAVISGKLSDLTGFEAVVGPKEASALPRFLKEFKL from the coding sequence ATGACCGGACTCGAAATCTACAAACTACTGCCCAAAACGAATTGTAAAAAATGCGGCTATCCGACCTGCCTGGCATTTGCGATGGCGCTGGCCGCCAAGAAAGCGTCGCTTGAAAAATGTCCCGATGTAACCGAGGCGGCGCGTCTGGCGCTGGCGGCTTCCGCCGAGCCGCCCATAAAGACCGTGGAGATAAAAGACGCCGCGGGTTCCGTGAAACTCGGCGGCGAGACGGTGCTTTTCCGTCACGAAAAAACGTTTTGGAATCCGTGCGCCATAGCCGTGCGCGTGTCCGATGCCGATCCCGCGGCCGACGGTCTTGAGGCCATCGACGCGGCCACGCGGCTGAAATTCGAGCGCGTGGGCGAACAGGTGCGGACAGAATTCGTTTTTATTGAAAACACTAAGTCGGACGATTCGGACTTCAGACATCTGTCCGATGCGGCGTTCCAATCGGGAATGCTTGTGGCGCTGTGCTCGAAATCGGCGGCGGCTCTGGAAGCCGTCTGTTCGGCGCACTCCGACAGAAAGTTCATAATAGCCGCGCCTTTGGCCGCGGATTGCCGGGAACATCTCAAACTGGCCGCCGCGTCCGGATTGCCGCTTGCCGTCGGATGCAATTCTTTGGACGAGTGCCTCGAAGTGTCGGCCAAGGCGTCTTCGGTCAATTTTGCGAACTTTCTTTTCCTGCTGAAATTATCTTCTCCGTCGGAAACTCTTGATATGCTTGTTCAGTTGCGTCGGCTGTCGCTTAAAAAAAACAATCGCGCGCTGGGGCGGCCCGTCATAGCCGTGACGTCGGATTCCGCCGACGCGGTATCGGAGGCCGTGGAGGCCGCTCAGTACGTGGAGAAATACGCCAGTATGGTTGTGGTAAAAACAACGGAGCCCGCCGCGCATTTGGCGCTGGTGTCGCTGCGGCAGAATATCTACACGGATCCGCAGAAGCCCGTTTCCGTCGAGGCCAAACTTTACAAAATCGGCGCGGCGACGCTTTCTTCGCCGCTTCTTATAACGACCAATTTTTCGCTGACCTATTATTCCGTCGTGCCCGAGATAGAAGCCAGCAAAGTGCCCTGCCATCTGCTCGTCGTAGACACCGAGGGGATGTCGGTTCTGACGGCGTGGTCCGCCGACAAATTTTCGCCGGAAATAATCGCCGAAGCCATGAAAAAAACCGGCGTTACCGAAACCGTCTCGCACAGAAAGGTCGTAGTTCCTGGATACGTTGCGGTGATAAGCGGAAAACTTTCCGACCTTACGGGTTTTGAGGCCGTTGTCGGGCCCAAAGAGGCAAGTGCGCTGCCAAGATTCTTAAAAGAATTTAAACTGTAA